A segment of the Lolium perenne isolate Kyuss_39 chromosome 3, Kyuss_2.0, whole genome shotgun sequence genome:
cgagttatacaaataactctacatatactcccatcgggaaggcaaaataagtcatacattgactcaataaaatgtgctattccaacagccgaataagcactcgacaatatattctcagagcgccaaagtagcgaataatctctgaatgccgcaaaacattgcgaaggtaagaccccagatccgttctgagcggcgtagcgccgtctctgatgtcggtttgctacttttttccgtatcaacagatacgaagaaaaatcctaacggacgcgttaggtacccgataaaatatgactgagactcgacagaatggtaagaccttaagcggcacctgtcgaagtttacaccagtatcccgagatcatgtccagggacgtgatcttgaagtaggtttttgcggattgccactagagcagttaactagtacctgatccgtcagatgaactagccccaactaacattatccctgtacaatatagaattgcgtatctaaagatatgtgataaCTTTGGCAGATGtattgaatgattaaagttggagatttttcctgactctgcgattcaagcaaaatctcgggggctactgacataggcaaccccaatgggcctgccgaagatggtacccggggtttattgaaggcccataaCCCGAAGagcaagaagattcggaagcccaagatgctattaaggaaagctagagttgtaataggaagcataacttgtaatcttgcgggacgggtcagaaaccctcccggactctgtaaacttgtgtattacgaaaccctcggctccacctcctatataagggggagtcgagggacaaagaaagcatcgaatttactgtcaacacaaccctagtttcatattcgtcgagtacttttcggctgaaaccttcgagatctacttgccctctacatccaacgaaaccctagtctacaatccgtaggcattgacaagttaataccttgtcagtaaGCATGGATAGAGATTCCGGCAAAtatgtgggacccacatgtcagtgaGACATGGTATTTTTATGTAGGCATATCTCCATGTCTGCTTGTTGCTTTGATATTCATATGCACTGCCATATAATTCGTGCTCCTGGAATGTTGTTGTAGTGCCGATATTGTTGTTGATATGCTATTGTAGTAGTGAAGTGGTGTTGATATTGTTATTATAGTGATGAAATGTTGCTGAAGTGCTTAATGCTGCCGGAACCCGAAATGTTATCATAATATTATTGTTATGCTGAAATGTTGTGATGCTCACGTACATAGTGCATAAACCCATGGATATACATGGGTACTCTGGTATTCATTGGGTCTGGATTTGGGGCGACATTCATGCCCATGGATACCTTCGTGGGTGGGGCAAAGTGATGCTAATGGATATGGATCTAATTTTGGTATATTCGTCTAAACCTGGTCCATTGTCATCCTCAGGTGAGAGCACCTCCAATCACATGCCCCAAATTGTCCATTCTCGGCGTTTTGGGGTCCGGTCTCGGTCTCGATCTTTTTGTTTTGGTTTTCGGTCAGCGGTTTTTCTGCCCACCCCTAGTCTTCATATGGGTCGTCCAATGACCTTGGTTGTTTTCCTTTTGCCAAATGTAATCTTGGTGCTTTTCTTTACTTTGGTAGGCCAGACATTCGACTCTTTAGGGTTGCATCGTCTTGATGTGACCATTGTGTCAATAAAATTCCCTATATTGGAAAGGGTGTTCGCAAAGTTATGTCAGAAGAAAACTTGTATGCAGGGTCCATAGGTGCAAAGTCCCTCGCGTTCTGGCTGAACAATTCCCCATTCACCGACACAGTAAGAAACCAAGCGACGCCCTTAGCGCTCGTGCCAAATTCGTTTTTCCTAGAGGCAACAAGCCCGCCAACATCGACGAGAAGGCAGCAAAACTAGATTCACGAGCCGGATCACAAATTCACAGTACACTCGACCGTTCCCGATGCGACCATGAGTTGCAGCACCAGCGGGCACTTGACGGACAGCGTGCTGGCCGCCGTCCTCATCAGCCTGCCGTACCTGTACCGCACGACACCGTCGAGCCACAGATCCACAGGGTAGAAGGCGCTCTTGGCCGTCTGCTCACCGCCGGCGGCGGCCGAGGTCCCGGCGAGCACGGCCCGCACCACGTCGGCGCGGTTGGCGGGCTGGAACGAGATGGGCAGGGCGATCCGGTCGAAGCGCTCGCCCAGGTAGATGCCCTCGGCGCGCAGCAGGTCGTAGTAGACGGCCACCCGCGCGTTCGGGTTCGTGATGATCAGGCCGGCGGTGAGGTTGAACGACAGCGCCGGCGGGGTCGCCGTCGAGTTCACGCTGAACCGGGACAGCGTCGCGGCGTCCACGGAGACCTGGATGTTGCTGGGGCGGTAGATGAGCCAGATGAGGAGCGCGATGACGCCGACGAGTGCGCAGACGGCGAGGAAGGCTATGATAAAGATGCGCAGCGGGCTcatgcggcggcggcgcgagggacGAGGAGGGGCGTCGGAGCCGGGCGCGTCGCCGGCGTCGACGTGGATGCCGTCTTGGTCTTGCTGCGGTTGCTTCATCATGGCCAGAAGGGGGATGGGGTGACATGACACAAGTACACGCGCGGAGTTGCTAGATATAGAGACGACGTTGATGCAATGTCGTGGCGTTGTTCATGGGCAGAGACAATGTTATTGCAGCACCTttcaaaaataaaatgtttttgtAACATGTGATAGCAAATATCTGGCGAGACCCTCAAGGCTCATAGTTGCAATACAGACCATACAGGTTTGCGACGACAAGAGATCGACGCCTAAGAAATGCCGGAAGCAGTAGATTACCAACTGATCGCGAGGTGTAAATAACCAAGAAAGTGAATGCAGCCAAGGACACAGAGTACAACTATGGAAGTACATAGCCAAGTCTAGCACTTGAGGTTTGATATGAGCAAATCAAATGGACGCTGTGACAAGTCACAACATGAATCTGAGTATCGTTTCTTGCAAGAAAGACAAAGTATATCCTTGTAGCAATAGTAATATAGTTATCCAAATAAGAGCATGAGATGCAGCTGTCTGTCTGGAGCCCTGCACATTACAGACGCGTCTGTCCGATGCAAAGTTTGCTGCTGGCTGGGTTCCTTGAAAAAAAATTGCTGACTGGCGAGTTATTTGCTAGTAGAGTAGTAGTACAATGCTTATGTCAGGGATGCCAAGTTGCCAACAACTGTCGACAAACATGTTACACTCACAGCAACTACAAGCACGTTCTGTCGAATTTGGGTGAAAACAGATGGATAAATAGTACTCACCCGTTCCATAATAAGTGGACCTTTTAAATCCCCGTGAGAAA
Coding sequences within it:
- the LOC127344318 gene encoding NDR1/HIN1-like protein 10 gives rise to the protein MMKQPQQDQDGIHVDAGDAPGSDAPPRPSRRRRMSPLRIFIIAFLAVCALVGVIALLIWLIYRPSNIQVSVDAATLSRFSVNSTATPPALSFNLTAGLIITNPNARVAVYYDLLRAEGIYLGERFDRIALPISFQPANRADVVRAVLAGTSAAAGGEQTAKSAFYPVDLWLDGVVRYRYGRLMRTAASTLSVKCPLVLQLMVASGTVECTVNL